The following are encoded together in the Cyanobacterium aponinum PCC 10605 genome:
- a CDS encoding DUF3155 domain-containing protein, producing the protein MARKRKRKSRRRLEGRKILELVPHYHIESGEDKPVTAARKHIRANGITPPAVLVVKRNEHTTDRYFWAEKGLFGAQYVEENHFLFPSLRIIKPQVKGTAPILSTTH; encoded by the coding sequence TTGGCAAGAAAAAGAAAACGTAAAAGTCGCCGCCGCCTTGAGGGACGCAAAATATTAGAGCTAGTGCCTCACTATCATATAGAAAGTGGTGAAGATAAACCAGTCACCGCCGCTCGTAAACATATAAGAGCAAATGGAATTACACCTCCTGCTGTTTTAGTTGTCAAAAGAAATGAACACACAACTGATCGCTATTTCTGGGCAGAAAAAGGTTTGTTTGGTGCTCAGTATGTTGAGGAAAATCATTTTCTTTTTCCTAGTTTGAGGATTATTAAACCCCAAGTTAAGGGAACTGCTCCTATTTTATCTACCACTCATTAA
- a CDS encoding STAS domain-containing protein: MTVSLRGTREVRNNCQIFHLIGQLDAFSEPTFQKIISGYISDKANKIVLDLSQIDFIDSSGLGALVRIAKQVENVKGKMQIVTNPRVTQTVKMVRLEKFLKLQNSLDEALKNV; encoded by the coding sequence CTGACTGTTAGTCTTAGAGGGACTCGTGAAGTCAGAAATAATTGTCAAATCTTTCATCTCATTGGTCAACTAGACGCATTTTCTGAGCCAACTTTTCAGAAAATCATTTCTGGGTATATTTCAGATAAAGCTAATAAAATTGTCCTTGATTTATCTCAAATCGATTTTATTGATAGTTCTGGACTAGGTGCGTTAGTACGCATTGCCAAACAAGTTGAGAATGTGAAAGGAAAAATGCAAATTGTTACTAATCCTAGAGTTACCCAGACTGTAAAAATGGTAAGATTAGAGAAGTTTCTTAAGTTACAGAACTCTCTCGATGAGGCTTTGAAAAATGTTTAA
- the lysS gene encoding lysine--tRNA ligase encodes MFWADKIAASSHQEELVNDSKTPSGRVHVGSVRGVIIHDVMYRALKRAGKPVKFTYGVDDYDALDTVPHYLDKEKFSPYLGYPLCNVPSPDENAPDYAKYFMGEFLEVFEYLGVKAEIYYLRDLYRSGKLNPYIDKFLNHAQDVREVYRDVSKADRADNWYPFQVICPNCGKIATTNVTDYNGSEVFFTCKEDATDWVKGCGHQGWISPFDGNGKLPWKVEWVAKWDLVGVTMEMAGKDHSQKGGSRDVANAICRKVLHKKPPFHSPYEFILVNGTKMSSSKGVGSSAKDMADLLPPELLRFLMLRTQPKTVINFAPNYETITRLFRDYDNLLNQYAQLQKENENVELDRTLLPLFYAQLEEEIKPYYTFDISTLISLLQVPHLDLKAEIEKRAETELTDYDWEKINERIAVAKKWLEDYADEEEKLVIYFDNIPETASGLSDEQKQYLTKLKENLIALEKWEGEELQTALFTATKQLGISPSVAFPAIYYSFLGKERGPKAGYLFSYLDKDFVLKRLEEVVK; translated from the coding sequence ATGTTTTGGGCGGATAAAATAGCGGCTTCCTCACACCAAGAAGAATTAGTAAACGATTCCAAAACCCCTTCAGGTAGAGTTCATGTAGGTTCTGTTAGAGGGGTGATTATTCATGACGTTATGTATCGGGCTTTGAAAAGAGCAGGAAAGCCGGTAAAGTTTACCTATGGAGTTGATGATTACGACGCTTTAGATACAGTCCCCCATTATTTAGATAAAGAAAAATTTTCTCCTTATTTAGGTTATCCTCTTTGTAATGTTCCTTCTCCCGACGAAAATGCCCCTGATTATGCCAAATATTTTATGGGTGAATTTTTAGAAGTATTTGAATATTTAGGGGTGAAAGCCGAAATTTACTATTTGAGAGACTTATATCGTTCAGGAAAATTAAACCCCTATATCGACAAATTTCTCAATCATGCTCAGGATGTTAGAGAAGTTTATCGAGATGTAAGTAAAGCCGATCGCGCCGATAATTGGTATCCTTTTCAAGTAATCTGTCCTAATTGTGGCAAGATAGCAACTACCAATGTAACTGACTATAATGGTTCAGAAGTATTTTTTACCTGTAAGGAAGATGCCACTGACTGGGTGAAAGGATGTGGACATCAAGGCTGGATTTCTCCTTTTGACGGTAATGGCAAACTTCCGTGGAAAGTTGAATGGGTTGCCAAGTGGGATTTAGTTGGTGTAACCATGGAAATGGCGGGGAAAGACCATTCTCAAAAAGGTGGCTCAAGGGATGTAGCAAATGCTATTTGTCGTAAAGTTTTACATAAAAAACCCCCTTTCCATTCTCCCTATGAATTTATTTTGGTTAACGGTACAAAAATGAGTTCTTCTAAGGGGGTGGGTTCAAGTGCCAAAGATATGGCAGATTTGTTGCCTCCAGAGTTATTACGCTTTTTAATGTTAAGAACTCAACCAAAAACGGTGATTAATTTTGCTCCTAATTATGAGACGATCACTCGTTTATTTAGAGATTATGATAATCTTTTAAATCAATATGCTCAACTGCAAAAGGAAAATGAAAATGTAGAATTAGACAGAACTTTGTTACCTCTATTCTATGCTCAATTAGAGGAGGAAATTAAACCTTATTATACTTTCGACATTAGTACTCTCATTTCCTTATTACAAGTACCCCATTTAGACTTAAAAGCGGAAATAGAAAAAAGAGCAGAAACAGAATTAACCGACTATGATTGGGAGAAAATAAACGAACGTATTGCCGTAGCGAAAAAATGGTTAGAAGATTATGCCGATGAGGAAGAAAAACTGGTAATTTATTTTGATAATATTCCTGAAACCGCCTCTGGGTTGAGCGATGAACAAAAACAATATTTGACTAAATTAAAAGAAAATTTAATCGCTTTGGAAAAATGGGAAGGGGAAGAATTGCAAACTGCTTTATTTACTGCCACTAAACAATTAGGGATTAGTCCTAGTGTTGCTTTTCCTGCCATTTATTATTCGTTTTTAGGTAAGGAAAGAGGACCTAAAGCTGGTTATTTATTTTCTTATTTAGATAAGGATTTTGTTTTAAAACGTTTAGAGGAAGTTGTAAAATAG
- a CDS encoding RNA recognition motif domain-containing protein: MSVRLYVKLPKAEIEKEGLEKMFSDFEPSFTTKLIKERKKKECRGFGFVTVPSDEAAEDFINRYNEKPLVYNGETYKDEEGKDFLLVIEKALPRNKGSKEEGEQQEEAETTNNNQVEANTDNKPSRRNNNNKKPKKNRKGGKAKTQKAVSVSESIQPDPRWANELNKLKEMFAAQTSN, from the coding sequence ATGTCTGTACGTCTATATGTGAAGTTACCAAAGGCGGAAATAGAGAAAGAAGGTTTAGAAAAAATGTTTAGTGATTTTGAGCCTTCTTTTACCACTAAGTTAATAAAAGAAAGAAAGAAAAAAGAATGTCGTGGTTTTGGTTTTGTAACTGTCCCCAGTGATGAGGCGGCGGAAGATTTTATTAACAGATATAATGAAAAGCCATTAGTTTATAATGGTGAAACCTATAAGGATGAAGAGGGTAAGGATTTCCTTTTAGTTATAGAAAAAGCGTTACCTCGTAATAAGGGTAGCAAGGAAGAAGGGGAACAACAGGAAGAAGCTGAAACAACTAATAATAATCAGGTAGAAGCTAACACTGATAATAAGCCTTCTCGTCGTAATAATAACAATAAAAAACCGAAGAAAAATCGTAAAGGTGGTAAGGCTAAAACTCAAAAAGCCGTTTCGGTTTCTGAATCTATTCAACCAGATCCTCGTTGGGCAAATGAACTCAATAAGTTAAAAGAAATGTTTGCCGCTCAGACTTCTAATTAG
- a CDS encoding DEAD/DEAH box helicase, which yields MTISFSSLGLSESLVNQLEKIGFVTPTKIQSLAIPELLSGRDVVGQSQTGTGKTAAYSLPILDSIDRSSKDVQALILTPTRELAQQVAESLKDFIARGDRTYVLTVYGGQSIERQIRFLEKGSHIVVGTPGRIIDLLNRKNLTLDSLRYAVLDEADEMLSMGFIDDVKEILSQTPKSRQTICFSATMPKEIQYLVKEFMNDPINATGEKPQDTPSRIDQCVYMVPRGWSKIKTIQPILEIEDPQSGIIFVRTKRTASELTTKLQEAGQSVDEYHGDLSQSQRERLIQRWRDGKIKLVVATDIAARGLDVSDLTHVFNFDLPDNTETYIHRIGRTGRAGKEGKAIALVEPSDRRFLRQIERRLNQTIRVENVPNRSTVEAKRMEKLTEQIKESLAGERLASFLPLVKELHEDYDPTAIAAATLQILYDRDCPSWLQQDWDVPPPATPKPYIKKGKGGRTKYGSRGADSFDRQNKYKGKPKRSYNRSVKLNNR from the coding sequence ATGACAATTTCATTTTCCAGTTTAGGACTATCCGAATCCTTAGTTAATCAACTAGAAAAAATCGGTTTTGTGACTCCCACCAAAATTCAATCATTAGCAATTCCCGAATTATTATCAGGGCGTGACGTAGTAGGGCAATCGCAAACTGGTACAGGTAAAACAGCCGCTTATTCTCTACCTATCTTAGATAGCATTGATCGCAGTTCCAAAGATGTTCAAGCCTTAATTTTGACTCCCACCAGAGAATTAGCTCAACAAGTAGCTGAATCTTTAAAGGATTTTATCGCCAGAGGTGACAGGACTTATGTTCTAACTGTTTATGGTGGTCAATCCATAGAGCGTCAAATTCGCTTTCTCGAAAAAGGTTCTCACATTGTTGTTGGTACTCCGGGGCGGATTATCGATCTACTCAACCGTAAAAATCTTACGTTAGATTCTCTTCGCTATGCAGTTTTAGATGAAGCGGACGAAATGTTAAGCATGGGCTTTATTGACGATGTAAAAGAGATTCTTTCTCAAACTCCTAAATCTCGTCAAACCATTTGTTTCTCGGCAACTATGCCCAAAGAGATTCAATATCTGGTAAAAGAGTTCATGAATGATCCTATCAATGCTACAGGAGAAAAACCTCAAGATACACCTTCTCGCATTGACCAGTGTGTGTACATGGTGCCTCGTGGTTGGTCTAAAATTAAAACTATTCAACCAATCCTTGAAATTGAAGATCCTCAAAGTGGCATTATTTTCGTGAGAACTAAGCGCACTGCGTCTGAGCTAACGACTAAATTACAAGAAGCGGGTCAAAGTGTAGATGAATACCATGGCGATTTAAGCCAATCTCAACGGGAGCGTTTAATTCAACGCTGGCGTGATGGAAAAATTAAGTTGGTAGTGGCTACAGATATTGCCGCCAGAGGTCTGGATGTATCTGATTTAACCCACGTTTTCAACTTCGATTTACCAGATAATACCGAGACTTATATTCACCGTATCGGGCGTACAGGAAGGGCAGGAAAAGAGGGTAAAGCTATTGCTTTAGTTGAACCAAGTGATCGCCGTTTTTTACGTCAAATCGAGCGTCGTTTAAATCAAACCATTCGGGTGGAAAATGTCCCCAATCGCTCTACGGTAGAAGCGAAAAGAATGGAGAAACTTACGGAACAAATTAAAGAGTCTTTAGCGGGTGAAAGGTTAGCTTCTTTCTTACCTTTAGTTAAAGAACTACATGAAGATTATGACCCAACTGCGATCGCAGCCGCTACGTTACAAATATTATATGATCGAGACTGTCCTAGTTGGCTACAGCAAGATTGGGATGTTCCCCCTCCTGCAACCCCTAAACCTTATATCAAAAAAGGTAAAGGAGGACGTACTAAATATGGTAGTCGTGGTGCTGATAGCTTCGATCGTCAAAATAAATACAAAGGTAAACCTAAACGTAGTTATAACCGCTCAGTAAAGCTAAATAACCGATAA
- a CDS encoding HEAT repeat domain-containing protein has translation MTQTLETSVQQLINAVNEADSAVKLLQAVQKLAAAQSPEAIPTLIQVLGFNNPGAAVAATEGLINLGEIAIAPLMKNLDDYNYGARAWALRVFAGIGDIRALDLLISAATTDFSLSVRRAATKGLGNIQLSSLPPEDIAPTQEKIFRTLCLTIQDGEWVVRYASIVALENLTQSLKAFNNNYLIPQIVEQLTLLSQKDDEIGVQTRAKLALTKIKQEV, from the coding sequence ATGACTCAAACCCTAGAAACATCAGTTCAACAACTAATTAACGCTGTCAACGAAGCAGATTCAGCCGTCAAACTACTTCAGGCAGTACAAAAATTAGCCGCCGCTCAATCTCCCGAAGCCATACCCACCCTAATTCAAGTATTAGGTTTCAATAACCCCGGTGCCGCCGTTGCCGCCACAGAAGGCTTAATCAATCTCGGAGAAATTGCGATCGCACCTCTGATGAAAAACCTTGATGATTATAATTATGGGGCAAGAGCATGGGCATTAAGAGTATTTGCAGGAATTGGGGATATTAGAGCCTTAGACTTACTAATTAGTGCCGCTACTACAGACTTTTCCCTGAGCGTGAGAAGAGCGGCAACAAAAGGATTAGGAAATATTCAATTGTCTAGCTTACCCCCAGAAGATATTGCCCCAACCCAAGAAAAAATTTTCCGCACCCTTTGCTTAACTATTCAAGATGGAGAATGGGTAGTTCGTTACGCCTCCATTGTTGCTTTAGAAAACTTAACACAAAGCCTAAAAGCCTTTAATAACAATTATTTAATACCTCAAATTGTTGAACAATTAACATTACTATCTCAAAAAGACGATGAGATCGGGGTTCAAACCCGTGCTAAACTAGCATTGACAAAAATCAAACAGGAAGTATAG
- the map gene encoding type I methionyl aminopeptidase — MKQLRELLFPSQNSKKNPPKTKGLPPIKKSRRGIEIKTEAEIEIMRVSGKIVATVLKEIQEIAKPGMTTADLDAYAEKRIREMGATPSFKGYHGFPASICACINDEVVHGIPNPKKVLKMGDIVKVDTGAFYNGYHGDSCISFPIGKIKRQGVKLLEVAEKAMYQGIEQVKAGNYLMDIAGAIQDYVEKNGFSVVENFVGHGVGRNLHEEPSVFNVRTRDLPNVKLRSGMTLAIEPIVNVGSNKTRTLKDRWTVVTIDKCLSAQFEHTVLVTDDGYEILTWRD, encoded by the coding sequence ATGAAACAGTTAAGAGAATTATTATTTCCTAGCCAAAACAGCAAAAAAAATCCCCCCAAAACAAAAGGACTTCCGCCAATAAAAAAAAGTCGCAGGGGAATAGAAATAAAAACTGAAGCTGAAATCGAAATCATGAGGGTTTCAGGGAAAATAGTGGCAACAGTATTAAAAGAAATTCAAGAAATTGCCAAACCCGGAATGACAACGGCGGATTTAGACGCCTATGCAGAAAAGCGTATTCGAGAAATGGGGGCAACTCCTAGTTTTAAAGGTTATCATGGCTTTCCCGCCTCCATTTGTGCTTGTATTAATGATGAAGTAGTCCATGGCATTCCTAACCCCAAAAAAGTCCTGAAAATGGGTGATATTGTCAAAGTTGATACGGGAGCTTTTTATAATGGCTATCACGGTGACTCCTGTATTAGTTTCCCCATTGGTAAAATCAAAAGACAAGGAGTTAAGTTATTAGAAGTAGCTGAAAAAGCTATGTATCAAGGAATCGAGCAAGTAAAAGCCGGTAATTATTTAATGGATATAGCAGGAGCAATTCAAGATTATGTAGAAAAAAATGGGTTTTCTGTAGTAGAAAATTTCGTGGGACATGGTGTAGGTAGAAATTTACATGAAGAACCTTCTGTATTTAACGTTCGCACTAGAGATTTACCCAATGTAAAATTGCGCAGTGGAATGACTTTAGCCATTGAACCCATTGTTAATGTAGGTAGTAATAAAACTCGTACCCTTAAAGATCGTTGGACAGTCGTAACCATTGATAAATGTCTTTCAGCCCAGTTCGAGCATACTGTTTTAGTAACTGATGATGGCTATGAAATTCTAACTTGGCGAGACTAA
- a CDS encoding Mini-ribonuclease 3, which produces MFESDDISKVLSQVSPDALAYIGDAVYELYIRTSYLLPSKKIADYHHVVVSKVRAESQATYLQNIYPLLNDIEKDWVRRGRNAVNKSPRRLPLQTYQAASGFETLLGYLYISEPERLEFLLSHLTDVTQKYN; this is translated from the coding sequence GTGTTTGAAAGTGATGACATTTCTAAAGTATTGTCGCAAGTTTCTCCTGATGCTCTCGCTTATATTGGCGATGCAGTTTATGAGCTATATATTCGTACCTCCTACTTATTGCCCTCAAAAAAAATAGCGGACTACCATCATGTTGTTGTCAGCAAAGTCAGGGCGGAGTCTCAGGCAACATATTTACAAAATATTTATCCTCTTCTCAACGACATAGAGAAAGATTGGGTGCGTAGGGGTAGAAATGCGGTTAATAAATCTCCTCGTCGTTTACCGTTACAAACTTATCAAGCGGCTAGTGGATTTGAAACTCTTTTGGGATACTTGTATATTTCTGAGCCAGAAAGGTTAGAGTTTCTTTTATCTCATTTAACGGATGTTACACAAAAATATAATTAA
- a CDS encoding NblA/ycf18 family protein, with the protein MSNSVGLSLEQQFNLRSFETQVEKMTKEQAQDFLVKLYAEMLVRENLYKDTLKHQWGLE; encoded by the coding sequence ATGTCTAATTCAGTCGGTTTGTCTTTAGAACAACAATTCAATCTTCGTTCTTTTGAAACTCAGGTAGAGAAAATGACAAAAGAACAAGCACAAGACTTTTTAGTTAAACTTTATGCAGAAATGCTTGTTAGGGAAAATCTTTATAAAGACACATTAAAACATCAATGGGGTTTAGAATAA
- a CDS encoding chromophore lyase CpcT/CpeT: protein MSKSTDVKGLARLMAADFSNQQQAWDNPPFFAHIRVCMRPLPESLLGGTSLFLEQAYDFLLNQPYRLRVFKIQAVDDHLELEHYKLKEEAEFYGASRNREKLKELTIDHLEKMNGCDMIAEWNGSHFKGYIKPGKACIVVRKGKESYLDNSFEIDERKLISFDRGRDLVTDELLWGSVAGPFHFTRIESFAHEV from the coding sequence ATGAGTAAATCAACAGATGTAAAAGGATTAGCCCGATTAATGGCGGCTGACTTCAGCAATCAACAACAGGCATGGGATAACCCCCCTTTTTTCGCTCATATTCGAGTTTGTATGCGCCCCCTCCCCGAATCTCTCCTCGGTGGTACAAGTCTTTTTCTTGAACAAGCCTACGATTTTCTCTTGAATCAACCCTATCGTTTAAGAGTATTTAAAATTCAAGCAGTGGATGATCATTTAGAATTAGAACACTACAAACTGAAAGAAGAAGCCGAATTTTATGGAGCTTCCCGTAATCGAGAAAAATTGAAAGAATTAACTATTGACCATTTAGAAAAAATGAATGGTTGTGATATGATTGCCGAATGGAATGGAAGTCATTTTAAAGGTTACATCAAACCGGGTAAAGCCTGTATTGTAGTTAGAAAAGGAAAAGAATCCTATTTAGATAACTCCTTTGAAATTGATGAACGTAAACTAATTAGTTTCGATCGAGGTAGAGATTTAGTTACAGATGAATTATTGTGGGGTTCTGTTGCCGGACCATTCCACTTTACCAGAATTGAAAGTTTTGCCCATGAAGTTTAA
- a CDS encoding pentapeptide repeat-containing protein — MYLLECHNQCPDCFSADLKLIPVADKQGEYEFYFNAKVNEQQESILDGKVKFSLRLAKLLVTFNDLDILEIYDINKDYIKIRKNTSKNHQEWLIKPNLLKDNSSVKLAKLKAVGDESNLTAQIVIDKSNVVLTDIEGLWVHNITPNKHAILERKVAEFIEKVYLSPYVSRAIFSYQKSETTPNFHHKNNQEIEQKISSLKNVIQGIYQNPQEDFNTLAKKANLNPLIDFVGANLIGVNLSGLNLSSANFQDANLRGADLTDVDLSEANLQNTKLNGVDLSGAYLEGANLTNANLTNASLALSNLIGANLTNANLTNTNLQNTSLGQTIVKGAIFANNLGLNEEKKQELISKGAIF, encoded by the coding sequence ATGTACTTATTAGAATGCCACAATCAATGTCCTGATTGTTTCTCTGCTGATTTAAAGTTAATTCCTGTTGCTGATAAACAAGGAGAATATGAGTTTTATTTTAATGCTAAAGTAAATGAACAACAAGAGAGTATCTTAGATGGAAAAGTTAAATTTAGTCTCAGATTAGCAAAATTATTAGTAACGTTTAATGACCTTGATATTTTAGAAATTTATGACATTAATAAGGATTACATTAAAATAAGAAAAAATACGTCAAAAAATCATCAAGAGTGGTTAATCAAACCAAATTTACTTAAGGATAACTCTTCCGTTAAATTAGCAAAACTCAAAGCTGTGGGAGATGAAAGTAATTTAACTGCTCAAATTGTAATAGATAAATCTAATGTTGTTTTAACTGATATAGAAGGATTATGGGTTCATAATATAACCCCCAATAAACACGCTATTTTAGAAAGAAAAGTAGCCGAATTTATTGAAAAAGTCTATCTTAGTCCTTATGTTAGTAGAGCGATTTTTTCCTATCAAAAATCTGAAACAACACCTAATTTTCATCACAAAAATAATCAAGAAATTGAACAAAAAATAAGTAGTTTAAAAAATGTCATTCAAGGAATTTATCAAAATCCTCAAGAAGACTTTAATACTTTAGCTAAAAAAGCTAATCTTAATCCTTTGATAGATTTTGTTGGTGCTAATTTGATTGGTGTCAATTTAAGTGGTTTGAATTTGAGTAGTGCCAATTTTCAGGATGCAAATTTGCGAGGTGCTGACTTAACAGATGTTGATTTAAGCGAAGCTAATTTACAAAATACAAAACTTAATGGTGTGGATTTAAGTGGAGCTTACCTAGAAGGTGCAAATTTAACTAATGCTAATTTGACTAATGCTAGTTTAGCTTTAAGTAATTTAATTGGGGCAAATTTAACCAATGCCAACTTAACTAATACCAATTTACAAAATACTAGCCTAGGTCAAACAATTGTTAAAGGGGCTATTTTTGCTAACAATCTCGGTTTAAATGAGGAGAAAAAACAGGAGTTAATAAGTAAGGGGGCTATTTTTTAA
- a CDS encoding DUF7734 family protein has protein sequence MITIQEIEKYSENHPQEVLILRARDNQEEVEIMIFKGFSSNLTGSTAFDPDMPILSPDGEIISCDRILSPYNPNNPQYIEKNISPSELLKLLRENESK, from the coding sequence ATGATCACGATTCAAGAAATAGAAAAATATAGTGAAAATCATCCTCAAGAGGTATTAATCTTAAGGGCTAGAGATAATCAAGAGGAGGTAGAAATTATGATTTTTAAAGGATTTTCCAGCAATTTAACTGGTTCAACTGCTTTTGATCCTGATATGCCTATTTTATCTCCTGATGGAGAAATTATAAGCTGCGATCGCATCTTAAGTCCTTATAATCCAAATAATCCCCAATATATTGAAAAAAATATATCTCCGTCAGAATTGCTAAAATTACTAAGGGAAAACGAATCCAAATAA